One Vicugna pacos chromosome X, VicPac4, whole genome shotgun sequence DNA window includes the following coding sequences:
- the PDHA1 gene encoding pyruvate dehydrogenase E1 component subunit alpha, somatic form, mitochondrial, with amino-acid sequence MRKMLAAVSRVLSGVAQKPASRVLVASRNFANDATFEIKKCDLHRLEEGPPVTTVLTREDGLKYYRMMQTVRRMELKADQLYKQKIIRGFCHLCDGQEACCVGLEAGINPTDHLITAYRAHGFTFTRGLSVREILAELTGRRGGCAKGKGGSMHMYAKNFYGGNGIVGAQVPLGAGIALACKYNGKDEVCLTLYGDGAANQGQIFEAYNMAALWKLPCIFICENNRYGMGTSVERAAASTDYYKRGDFIPGLRVDGMDILCVREATRFAAAYCRSGKGPILMELQTYRYHGHSMSDPGVSYRTREEIQEVRSKSDPIMLLKDRMVNSSLASVEELKEIDVEVRKEIEDAAQFATADPEPPLEELGYHIYCSDPPFEVRGANQWIKFKSIS; translated from the exons ATGAGGAAGATGCTCGCCGCCGTCTCCCGCGTGTTGTCGGGCGTCGCCCAGAAGCCG GCAAGCAGAGTGCTGGTGGCATCCCGTAATTTTGCAAACGATGCTACATTTGAAATTAAG AAATGCGATCTTCACCGGCTGGAAGAGGGCCCTCCTGTCACTACGGTGCTCACCAGGGAGGACGGGCTCAAATACTACCGAATGATGCAGACTGTGCGCCGAATGGAGTTAAAGGCAGATCAGCTGTATAAACAGAAAATTATTCGTGGTTTCTGTCACCTGTGTGATGGTCAG GAAGCTTGTTGTGTGGGCCTGGAGGCTGGAATAAACCCCACAGACCATCTGATCACAGCCTACCGGGCTCATGGCTTTACCTTTACTCGTGGGCTTTCTGTCCGAGAAATTCTCGCAGAACTTACAG GACGAAGAGGAGGTTGTGCTAAAGGAAAAGGAGGATCAATGCATATGTATGCCAAGAACTTCTACGGGGGCAATGGCATTGTGGGAGCTCAG GTGCCCTTGGGAGCTGGGATTGCTCTGGCCTGtaagtataatggaaaagatgagGTCTGTTTGACTTTGTATGGCGATGGTGCTGCTAATCAG GGTCAGATATTCGAAGCTTACAACATGGCAGCTTTGTGGAAGTTGCCTTGTATTTTCATCTGTGAGAATAACCGCTATGGAATGGGAACATCTGTGGAGAGGGCAGCAGCCAGCACTGATTACTACAAGAGAGGCGACTTCATTCCTGGGCTGAGG GTAGATGGAATGGATATCCTGTGTGTCCGAGAGGCCACGAGGTTTGCAGCTGCCTATTGTAGATCTGGAAAG GGGCCCATACTGATGGAGCTGCAGACTTACCGTTACCACGGACACAGCATGAGTGATCCCGGAGTCAG TTATCGTACACGAGAAGAAATACAGGAAGTAAGAAGTAAGAGTGACCCTATCATGCTTCTCAAGGATAGGATGGTGAACAGCAGTCTTGCCAGTGTTGAAGAATTAAAG GAAATTGATGTTGAAGTGAGGAAAGAAATTGAGGATGCTGCCCAGTTTGCTACAGCCGATCCTGAACCACCTTTGGAAGAACTCGGCTATCACATCTACTGCAGTGATCCGCCTTTTGAAGTCCGGGGTGCAAACCAGTGGATCAAGTTTAAATCCATCAGTTAA